The Streptomyces sp. NBC_01275 genome has a segment encoding these proteins:
- a CDS encoding heme A synthase, translated as MTRADAVAAVRNPLAFIAARWTPASRTVERAALSALVMSVVIVVTGGAVRLTGSGLGCPTWPKCTADSLTATSAMGFHGAIEFGNRMLTYVLCAAVGWAIIAARSEKPRRRSLTRLGWAQFWLVMNNAILGGVVVLVGLNPYTVAAHFLLASALIAVAVLMWQRAREGDGAPRPLVGGAVQQLVWFLVAASALLIAVGTVVTGAGPHAGDSSEVERMPLDWETVAKLHAVLAWIVVTLTFALWFVLKAVDAPKDPLHRTRELFLVLLAQGVIGYVQYFTNLPEVLVGLHMLGSGLVWIAVLRVLLALRERARTTIDLPGPATEATVGSRA; from the coding sequence GTGACCCGCGCCGACGCCGTAGCGGCCGTGCGCAACCCCCTCGCCTTCATCGCCGCCCGCTGGACCCCCGCCTCCCGGACGGTCGAGCGGGCCGCCCTGTCCGCGCTCGTGATGTCGGTGGTCATCGTGGTCACCGGCGGCGCCGTCCGGCTCACGGGCTCGGGCCTGGGCTGCCCGACCTGGCCCAAGTGCACCGCCGACTCGCTCACCGCCACCAGCGCGATGGGCTTCCACGGCGCCATCGAGTTCGGCAACCGCATGCTGACGTACGTGCTGTGCGCGGCGGTCGGCTGGGCGATCATCGCCGCGCGCTCCGAGAAGCCCCGCCGCCGGAGCCTGACCCGGCTGGGCTGGGCGCAGTTCTGGCTGGTGATGAACAACGCGATCCTGGGCGGCGTCGTGGTGCTCGTCGGCCTCAACCCGTACACGGTCGCGGCGCACTTCCTGCTCGCCTCGGCGCTCATCGCCGTCGCCGTGCTGATGTGGCAGCGCGCCCGGGAGGGCGACGGGGCGCCCCGGCCGCTGGTCGGCGGGGCCGTGCAGCAGCTGGTGTGGTTCCTGGTCGCCGCCTCGGCGCTGCTGATCGCCGTCGGCACGGTGGTCACCGGCGCGGGCCCGCACGCGGGCGACTCCAGCGAGGTCGAGCGGATGCCGCTGGACTGGGAGACCGTCGCCAAGCTGCACGCCGTGCTCGCCTGGATCGTGGTGACGCTGACCTTCGCCCTGTGGTTCGTCCTCAAGGCGGTCGACGCCCCGAAGGACCCCCTGCACCGCACCCGGGAGCTGTTCCTGGTGCTGCTCGCGCAGGGCGTCATCGGCTACGTCCAGTACTTCACCAACCTCCCCGAGGTCCTGGTGGGCCTGCACATGCTCGGCTCCGGGCTGGTGTGGATCGCGGTGCTGCGCGTCCTGCTGGCGCTGCGTGAGCGCGCCCGCACGACGATCGACCTCCCGGGCCCGGCGACCGAGGCGACGGTGGGCTCCCGCGCCTGA
- the zwf gene encoding glucose-6-phosphate dehydrogenase, whose protein sequence is MSPFTGAGANPLRDPADRRLPRIAGPSGLVIFGVTGDLSRKKLMPAVYDLANRGLLPPGFSLVGFARREWQHEDFAQEVHDAVKEHARTPFREEVWQQLIQGMRFVQGTFDDDDAFERLRATIEELDKAQGTGGNFAFYLSVPPRSFPVVIQQLKKHGLADQKNGSWRRAVIEKPFGHNLKSAEDLNKVVHEVFGSDQVFRIDHYLGKETVQNILALRFANTMFEPIWNRSFVDHVQITMAEDIGIGGRAGYYDGIGAARDVIQNHLLQLMALTAMEEPASFDADALAAEKTKVLGAVRLPKDLGRDTVRGQYAAGWQGGEKAVGYLEEEGIDPKSKTDTYAAIKVGVDNRRWAGVPFYLRTGKRLGRRVTEIAVVFQRAPHSPFDSTATEELGANAIVIRVQPDEGITVRFGSKVPGTSMEIRDVSMDFAYGESFTESSPEAYERLILDVLLGDSNLFPRTEEVELSWKILDPIEQYWDKHGKPAQYPSGTWGPVEADEMLERDGRSWRRP, encoded by the coding sequence TTGTCGCCTTTCACCGGTGCCGGAGCGAATCCGCTCCGTGACCCCGCCGACCGACGGCTCCCGCGTATCGCGGGGCCGTCGGGCCTGGTCATCTTCGGCGTCACGGGCGATTTGTCCCGTAAGAAGCTCATGCCCGCCGTGTACGACCTCGCCAACCGGGGTCTGCTGCCGCCGGGCTTCTCCCTGGTCGGGTTCGCCCGCCGCGAGTGGCAGCACGAGGACTTCGCACAGGAGGTCCACGACGCCGTCAAGGAGCACGCCCGCACGCCCTTCCGCGAGGAGGTCTGGCAGCAGCTCATCCAGGGCATGCGCTTCGTGCAGGGCACGTTCGACGACGACGACGCCTTCGAGCGCCTGCGCGCCACGATCGAGGAGCTCGACAAGGCGCAGGGCACGGGCGGCAACTTCGCCTTCTACCTGTCCGTGCCGCCGCGCTCCTTCCCGGTCGTCATCCAACAGCTGAAGAAGCACGGGCTGGCCGACCAGAAGAACGGCTCCTGGCGGCGCGCGGTCATCGAGAAGCCCTTCGGTCACAACCTGAAGTCGGCGGAGGACCTGAACAAGGTCGTCCACGAGGTCTTCGGCTCGGACCAGGTCTTCCGCATCGACCACTACCTGGGCAAGGAGACCGTCCAGAACATCCTGGCGCTGCGCTTCGCCAACACCATGTTCGAGCCGATCTGGAACCGGTCCTTCGTGGACCATGTGCAGATCACGATGGCCGAGGACATCGGCATCGGCGGCCGCGCGGGGTACTACGACGGCATCGGCGCCGCCCGAGACGTCATCCAGAACCACCTGCTCCAGCTGATGGCCCTCACGGCCATGGAGGAGCCCGCCTCCTTCGACGCGGACGCGCTGGCCGCGGAGAAGACCAAGGTGCTCGGCGCCGTCCGGCTGCCGAAGGACCTGGGCCGCGACACCGTGCGCGGCCAGTACGCGGCCGGGTGGCAGGGCGGCGAGAAGGCCGTCGGCTACCTCGAGGAAGAAGGCATCGACCCCAAGTCGAAGACCGACACCTACGCGGCGATCAAGGTGGGCGTCGACAACCGCCGCTGGGCGGGCGTCCCGTTCTATCTGCGCACCGGCAAGCGGCTCGGCCGCCGCGTCACCGAGATCGCGGTCGTCTTCCAGCGGGCCCCGCACTCCCCCTTCGACTCCACGGCCACCGAGGAGCTCGGCGCGAACGCGATCGTCATCCGCGTCCAGCCCGACGAGGGCATCACCGTCCGCTTCGGCTCCAAGGTGCCCGGCACCTCCATGGAGATCCGGGACGTGTCCATGGACTTCGCCTACGGCGAGTCGTTCACGGAGTCCTCGCCCGAGGCGTACGAGCGGCTGATCCTGGACGTGCTGCTCGGCGACTCCAACCTCTTCCCCCGCACGGAGGAGGTCGAGCTGTCCTGGAAGATCCTCGACCCGATCGAGCAGTACTGGGACAAGCACGGCAAGCCCGCGCAGTACCCGTCGGGCACGTGGGGGCCCGTCGAGGCCGACGAAATGCTCGAGCGAGACGGACGGAGCTGGCGCCGGCCATGA
- the tkt gene encoding transketolase — protein MSTKPTTTDLEWTELDQRAVDTARVLAADAVQKVGNGHPGTAMSLAPAAYTLFQKVMRHDPADADWVGRDRFVLSAGHSSLTLYTQLYLAGFGLELDDLKSFRTWGSKTPGHPEYGHTTGVETTTGPLGQGVANAVGMAMAARYERGLFDPDAPVGESPFDHFIFAIAGDGCLQEGISAEASSLAGHQKLGNLVLLWDDNHISIEGDTETAVSEDVAKRYEAYGWHVQRVAPKPDGDLDPHAIYNAVQAAKQVTDKPSFIAMRSIIAWPAPNAQNTEAAHGSALGDDEVAATKRVLGFDPEQSFEVADEVLAHTRQALERGAQAKAEWEKSFQLWRDDNAERAAEFDRIAAGELPTGWEEKIPVFETGKGVATRAASGKVLQALGAVIPELWGGSADLAGSNNTTIDKTSSFLPADNPLPEANPYGRTIHFGIREHSMAAEMNGITLHGNTRVYGGTFLVFSDYMRNAVRLSALMHVPVTYVWTHDSIGLGEDGPTHQPVEHLASLRAIPGLNVVRPADANETAIAWREIQKRWTKEFGKGAPHGLALTRQGVPTYESNEDTVRGGYVLFEASTGTPEAILIATGSEVHVAVEARERLEADGVPTRVVSMPCVEWFEEQDQGYRDSVLPPSVRARVSVEAGIGLTWHKYVGDAGRIVSLEHFGASADGKVLFQEYGFTAENVASQARESLAAAQR, from the coding sequence GTGAGCACCAAGCCGACCACCACAGACCTCGAGTGGACCGAGCTGGACCAGCGGGCCGTCGACACCGCCCGCGTCCTGGCCGCCGACGCCGTACAGAAGGTCGGCAACGGCCATCCCGGCACGGCGATGAGCCTGGCGCCCGCCGCATACACCCTCTTCCAGAAGGTGATGCGGCACGACCCGGCGGACGCCGACTGGGTCGGCCGCGACCGCTTCGTGCTGTCCGCGGGCCACTCGTCCCTGACCCTCTACACCCAGCTGTACCTGGCCGGCTTCGGCCTGGAGCTGGACGACCTGAAGTCGTTCCGCACGTGGGGCTCGAAGACCCCGGGTCACCCGGAGTACGGCCACACCACGGGCGTCGAGACGACGACCGGCCCGCTGGGCCAGGGTGTCGCCAACGCCGTCGGCATGGCGATGGCCGCCCGCTACGAGCGCGGACTGTTCGACCCGGACGCCCCCGTCGGCGAGTCGCCGTTCGACCACTTCATCTTCGCCATCGCCGGTGACGGCTGCCTCCAGGAGGGCATCTCCGCCGAGGCATCCTCGCTGGCCGGCCACCAGAAGCTGGGCAACCTGGTCCTGCTGTGGGACGACAACCACATCTCGATCGAGGGCGACACCGAGACGGCCGTCTCCGAAGACGTCGCCAAGCGCTACGAGGCGTACGGCTGGCATGTGCAGCGCGTCGCCCCGAAGCCGGACGGCGACCTGGACCCGCACGCGATCTACAACGCGGTCCAGGCGGCGAAGCAGGTCACGGACAAGCCGTCGTTCATCGCGATGCGCTCGATCATCGCCTGGCCCGCCCCGAACGCGCAGAACACCGAGGCCGCGCACGGCTCGGCGCTCGGCGACGACGAGGTCGCGGCCACCAAGCGCGTCCTCGGCTTCGACCCGGAGCAGTCCTTCGAGGTGGCCGACGAGGTCCTCGCCCACACCCGGCAGGCCCTGGAGCGCGGCGCGCAGGCGAAGGCCGAGTGGGAGAAGTCCTTCCAGCTGTGGCGCGACGACAACGCCGAGCGCGCGGCCGAGTTCGACCGCATCGCCGCGGGCGAGCTGCCGACCGGCTGGGAGGAGAAGATCCCGGTCTTCGAGACCGGCAAGGGCGTCGCCACGCGTGCCGCGTCCGGCAAGGTGCTCCAGGCGCTCGGCGCGGTCATCCCCGAGCTGTGGGGCGGCTCCGCCGACCTCGCGGGCTCGAACAACACGACGATCGACAAGACGTCGTCGTTCCTCCCGGCGGACAACCCGCTGCCGGAGGCGAACCCGTACGGCCGCACGATCCACTTCGGCATCCGCGAGCACTCCATGGCCGCGGAGATGAACGGCATCACGCTGCACGGCAACACCCGCGTCTACGGCGGCACGTTCCTCGTGTTCTCCGACTACATGCGCAACGCGGTACGCCTGTCGGCGCTGATGCACGTGCCGGTGACGTACGTGTGGACGCACGACTCCATCGGCCTCGGCGAGGACGGCCCGACGCACCAGCCGGTCGAGCACCTCGCGTCGCTGCGCGCCATCCCGGGCCTGAACGTGGTCCGCCCGGCCGACGCCAACGAGACGGCCATCGCCTGGCGCGAGATCCAGAAGCGCTGGACGAAGGAGTTCGGCAAGGGCGCCCCGCACGGTCTGGCGCTGACCCGCCAGGGCGTGCCGACGTACGAGTCCAACGAGGACACCGTGCGCGGCGGTTACGTGCTGTTCGAGGCCTCCACGGGGACGCCGGAGGCGATCCTGATCGCGACCGGTTCCGAGGTGCACGTCGCCGTCGAGGCGCGCGAGCGGCTGGAAGCCGACGGCGTGCCCACGCGCGTGGTGTCCATGCCGTGCGTGGAGTGGTTCGAGGAGCAGGACCAGGGGTACCGGGACAGCGTCCTGCCGCCGTCCGTCCGGGCGCGGGTGTCGGTCGAGGCCGGTATCGGTCTGACGTGGCACAAGTACGTCGGGGACGCCGGTCGCATCGTTTCCCTGGAGCACTTCGGTGCTTCGGCCGACGGCAAGGTCCTCTTCCAGGAGTACGGCTTCACTGCCGAGAACGTGGCTTCGCAGGCGCGGGAATCGCTCGCCGCCGCCCAGCGCTGA
- a CDS encoding amidohydrolase family protein, whose product MIETPSLVDQYCHGVLRTELGLGTFEAQLARTEGPPAPGTTLFDTQTGFAVRRWCPPLLGLEAHCPPARYLARRRELGVLETGRRLLRGSGITTYLVDTGLPGDLTGPGELASAGAAEAREIVRLELLAEQVADTSGTVESFLANLAESVHGAAANAVAFTSVAGVRHGLALAPEPPGPGEVRGAAGRWLAARPVGGQLSDPVLLRHLLWIAVASGLPLQLHAGLGEPGLRIDRTDPVLLTDFVRATAGLGTDLVLLHGYPYHRHAAHLAGVFPHVYADSGAALVRTGARAATILAEILELAPFGKILFSTGAQRLPELHVVGARLFREALSRVLGAWVAEGAWSLTDAQRVAGLIAAGNARRVYALD is encoded by the coding sequence ATGATCGAAACACCGTCCTTGGTGGACCAGTACTGCCACGGCGTCCTGAGAACGGAACTGGGCCTCGGCACGTTCGAGGCCCAGCTGGCGCGCACCGAGGGCCCGCCCGCCCCCGGCACGACCCTCTTCGACACCCAGACCGGGTTCGCGGTACGCCGTTGGTGCCCCCCGCTGCTCGGCCTGGAAGCGCACTGTCCGCCCGCCCGCTATCTCGCCCGGCGTCGTGAACTCGGCGTACTGGAGACGGGCCGCCGGCTGCTGCGCGGCAGCGGCATCACGACGTATCTCGTCGACACCGGGCTGCCCGGCGATCTCACCGGACCCGGGGAGCTGGCCTCCGCGGGCGCCGCCGAGGCCCGCGAGATCGTGCGCCTGGAACTCCTCGCCGAACAGGTCGCCGACACCTCCGGCACCGTCGAGTCCTTCCTGGCCAACCTCGCCGAGTCGGTCCACGGGGCCGCCGCGAACGCCGTGGCCTTCACCTCCGTCGCGGGCGTCCGGCACGGCCTCGCGCTCGCGCCCGAGCCGCCCGGTCCCGGCGAGGTGCGGGGCGCGGCGGGCCGCTGGCTGGCCGCCCGCCCGGTCGGCGGCCAGCTGAGCGATCCCGTGCTGCTACGACACCTGCTGTGGATCGCCGTCGCCTCGGGGCTGCCCCTTCAGCTGCACGCGGGGCTGGGGGAGCCGGGCCTGCGCATCGACCGCACCGACCCCGTGCTGCTCACCGACTTCGTCCGGGCCACGGCCGGCCTCGGCACGGACCTCGTCCTGCTGCACGGCTACCCCTACCATCGCCACGCCGCCCACCTCGCCGGCGTCTTCCCGCACGTCTACGCCGACTCCGGCGCCGCGCTCGTACGCACCGGCGCCCGGGCCGCGACGATTCTCGCGGAGATCCTGGAACTGGCCCCCTTCGGCAAGATCCTCTTCTCCACCGGGGCCCAACGGCTGCCCGAACTCCACGTCGTGGGCGCCCGCCTGTTCCGCGAGGCCCTGAGCCGGGTCCTGGGCGCCTGGGTAGCGGAGGGAGCGTGGTCCCTCACGGACGCGCAACGCGTCGCGGGCCTCATCGCGGCGGGCAACGCGCGCAGGGTGTACGCGCTGGACTGA
- a CDS encoding tetratricopeptide repeat protein — protein sequence MGASSRTSRNTRNARNARDSRDIRDARDARDRKLRIGLYTATTGSAAVLPIVADHADGAALWAVVGVTGVLAALSAFFTRHAVTRTAPSSDEGAERPYIPLPPHNLPSLSRYFTGRDSELARIEEMLDADAQPGTVRRIVVIHGMGGAGKTQLALAHARTHAQADTSTLTWWLPATSTERLRDRLLELAAILGLPAHESEHVVLRRLWGWLRDNPGWLLVYDNVQRDADDSEPTADPPQGLQQFLPSDQCEGTILITTRTGHGWDELTDDRLELLGLAPEEGRTFLRNRIDGPPAPAASLDALGRQLGWLPLDLETAGAYIEREGISVEEYLGQLPEHTSTNGFETFQLSLEKISREAPEAEDLLRLCSYLASEDVPHATLAEHRAALPEPLRRAMGDDRVFRLMVRELVRHSLLIVTGDTREGSLTFGVHPRVRQFVRSRMDGTSRVQWSQAAVRLVEAAFPARPEQPETRSACERLMPHADAVITEVSWTSDEPAANAKSRMALIELLHRVGVYQEQRCNWTRALTHFQWEAELRQDSGDPDGEDPLGRITAQLAVARQHYLLAHLDEAHEECLKALEQCRSHTGDGPAFVELEALCHRQYGGVLREKILFDEALDAVREAIRIYESQEPGWESLEWAVAEQEIGMIHRNAGRLSLALESYAHAEARIPQHGSQVPARHVLFRAMLRWDVGIVAQDRGDLATAETMLADALAVFREHRGLEDFETSQVAKFLADVRRRQAEDLRERARATWHPLRRRELRRQGQEKLRSAADLLEPVLDLHLNRSEAEPHKYAACLNKMGSLQAAQGRTVEALETLDRAHRIYTQKYGSDHHYRAKTLSRLGPVLLVAGDRATAELVLREAERIFRARLGDHHPSLVAVYERLTECTDDPAEAADLRARAQRIKESLWLGGPPWTDPPALPLSPVGTGPS from the coding sequence GGACCACGCCGACGGGGCCGCGCTGTGGGCCGTGGTCGGCGTCACGGGAGTGCTCGCCGCGCTGTCCGCCTTCTTCACCCGGCACGCGGTGACGCGCACGGCGCCGTCGTCCGACGAGGGCGCGGAGCGCCCGTACATCCCGCTCCCGCCGCACAACCTCCCCTCCCTCTCCCGCTACTTCACCGGCCGGGACAGCGAACTCGCGCGCATCGAGGAGATGTTGGACGCCGACGCCCAGCCGGGAACCGTCCGGCGCATCGTCGTCATCCACGGGATGGGCGGCGCCGGGAAGACCCAGCTGGCCCTGGCCCACGCCCGTACCCACGCGCAGGCGGACACCTCCACGCTCACCTGGTGGCTGCCCGCCACCAGCACCGAGCGGCTGCGCGACCGGCTCCTCGAACTCGCCGCCATCCTGGGCCTGCCCGCCCACGAGAGCGAGCACGTGGTCCTGCGCCGTCTGTGGGGCTGGCTGCGCGACAACCCGGGCTGGCTCCTGGTGTACGACAACGTCCAGCGGGACGCCGACGACAGCGAGCCCACGGCCGACCCCCCGCAGGGGCTCCAGCAGTTCCTGCCGTCGGACCAGTGCGAGGGCACCATCCTGATCACCACCCGCACCGGCCACGGCTGGGACGAACTCACCGACGACCGGCTGGAGTTGCTCGGACTCGCCCCCGAGGAGGGCAGGACCTTCCTGCGCAACCGCATCGACGGCCCGCCCGCGCCCGCCGCGTCCCTCGACGCCCTCGGCCGGCAGCTGGGCTGGCTCCCCCTCGACCTGGAGACGGCCGGCGCCTACATCGAGCGGGAGGGCATCAGCGTCGAGGAGTACCTGGGACAGCTGCCCGAGCACACCTCCACCAACGGCTTCGAGACGTTCCAGCTGTCCCTGGAGAAGATCTCGCGCGAGGCCCCGGAGGCCGAGGACCTGCTGCGCCTGTGCTCCTACCTGGCCTCCGAGGACGTACCGCACGCCACGCTCGCCGAGCACCGCGCCGCGCTGCCCGAGCCGCTGCGGCGGGCCATGGGCGACGACCGGGTCTTCCGCCTCATGGTCCGCGAGCTCGTCCGGCACTCCCTGCTCATCGTGACCGGCGACACCCGCGAAGGCTCGCTGACCTTCGGGGTGCACCCGCGGGTACGGCAGTTCGTCCGCAGCCGGATGGACGGGACGTCCCGCGTGCAGTGGTCCCAGGCAGCGGTGCGGCTGGTCGAGGCCGCCTTCCCGGCCCGGCCGGAGCAGCCCGAGACGCGCAGCGCCTGCGAACGGCTGATGCCCCACGCGGACGCCGTGATCACCGAGGTGTCCTGGACGTCGGACGAGCCGGCCGCGAACGCCAAGTCCCGGATGGCGCTGATCGAACTGCTCCACCGCGTCGGCGTCTACCAGGAACAGCGCTGCAACTGGACGCGCGCCCTCACCCACTTCCAGTGGGAGGCGGAACTGCGGCAGGACTCCGGCGACCCCGACGGCGAGGACCCCCTCGGCCGGATCACCGCCCAGCTCGCGGTGGCCCGCCAGCACTACCTCCTCGCCCATCTCGACGAGGCCCACGAGGAATGCCTCAAGGCTCTCGAGCAGTGCCGCAGCCACACCGGCGACGGTCCGGCCTTCGTGGAGCTGGAGGCCCTGTGCCACCGCCAGTACGGGGGCGTCCTGCGCGAGAAGATCCTCTTCGACGAGGCCCTGGACGCGGTCCGCGAGGCCATCCGGATCTACGAGAGCCAGGAGCCGGGCTGGGAGAGCCTGGAGTGGGCCGTCGCCGAGCAGGAGATCGGCATGATCCACCGCAACGCGGGCCGGCTCTCCCTCGCCCTGGAGTCCTACGCCCACGCCGAGGCCCGTATCCCGCAGCACGGCAGCCAGGTACCGGCCCGGCATGTGCTGTTCCGGGCGATGCTGCGGTGGGACGTCGGCATCGTCGCGCAGGACCGCGGCGACCTGGCCACCGCCGAGACCATGCTGGCGGACGCCCTCGCCGTGTTCCGGGAGCATCGCGGTCTCGAGGACTTCGAGACCTCGCAGGTCGCCAAGTTCCTCGCGGACGTCCGGCGCCGGCAGGCCGAGGACCTGCGCGAGCGGGCCCGGGCCACCTGGCACCCGCTGCGCCGTCGCGAGCTGCGCCGGCAGGGCCAGGAGAAGCTGCGCTCCGCCGCCGACCTGCTGGAGCCCGTGCTCGACCTGCACCTCAACCGCAGCGAGGCCGAGCCCCACAAGTACGCGGCCTGTCTCAACAAGATGGGCTCCCTGCAGGCCGCCCAGGGGCGCACGGTGGAGGCCCTGGAGACCCTCGACCGGGCCCACCGCATCTACACGCAGAAGTACGGCAGCGACCACCACTACCGTGCGAAGACCCTGTCCCGGCTCGGCCCCGTCCTGCTCGTCGCGGGCGACCGGGCCACCGCGGAGCTGGTGCTGCGCGAGGCCGAGCGGATCTTCCGCGCCCGCCTCGGCGACCACCACCCCTCGCTGGTCGCGGTCTACGAACGGCTGACCGAGTGCACCGACGACCCGGCCGAGGCCGCGGACCTCCGGGCCCGGGCCCAGCGGATCAAGGAGTCCCTGTGGCTCGGCGGCCCGCCCTGGACGGACCCGCCGGCCCTGCCCCTGTCCCCGGTCGGGACCGGACCCTCGTGA
- a CDS encoding heme o synthase has translation MIGTSQSPIRRPLGARVKAFVALTKPRIIELLLITTVPVMFLARQGVPDLGLVLLTCLGGYLSAGGANALNMYIDRDIDALMDRTSQRPLVTGMVSPRECLAFGITLAAVSTLLFGLTVNWLSAWLALGALLFYVVVYTMILKRRTSQNIVWGGIAGCMPVLIGWSAVTNSLSWAPVVLFLVMFFWTPPHYWPLSMKVREDYARVGVPMLPVVASNKTVAKQIVLYSWVMVGVSLLLTPLGYTGWFYTTVALTAGGWWLWEAHALNGRAKSEATGTKLKEMRLFHWSITYVSLLFVAVAVDPFLR, from the coding sequence ATGATCGGGACGAGCCAGAGCCCGATCCGGCGGCCGCTCGGGGCCCGGGTCAAGGCATTCGTGGCGCTGACCAAGCCGCGGATCATCGAGCTGCTGCTGATCACCACCGTTCCGGTGATGTTCCTGGCCCGGCAGGGTGTGCCGGATCTCGGCCTGGTGCTGCTGACCTGCCTCGGCGGCTACCTCTCCGCGGGCGGCGCCAACGCCCTGAACATGTACATCGACCGCGACATCGACGCGCTCATGGACCGCACCTCGCAGCGCCCGCTGGTCACCGGCATGGTCAGCCCGCGTGAATGTCTCGCCTTCGGCATCACCCTTGCGGCGGTCTCCACACTGCTGTTCGGTCTGACCGTCAACTGGCTGTCGGCCTGGCTCGCCCTCGGCGCACTCCTCTTCTATGTCGTCGTCTACACGATGATCCTCAAGCGCCGTACCTCGCAGAACATCGTCTGGGGCGGCATCGCCGGCTGCATGCCGGTCCTGATCGGCTGGTCGGCCGTCACGAACTCGCTGTCCTGGGCGCCGGTCGTCCTCTTCCTCGTCATGTTCTTCTGGACGCCGCCGCACTACTGGCCGCTGTCCATGAAGGTCAGGGAGGACTACGCGCGCGTGGGCGTGCCGATGCTGCCGGTCGTCGCCTCCAACAAGACCGTCGCCAAGCAGATCGTCCTCTACAGCTGGGTGATGGTCGGCGTCTCGCTGCTGCTCACCCCGCTGGGCTACACCGGCTGGTTCTACACCACGGTCGCGCTGACGGCCGGCGGCTGGTGGCTGTGGGAGGCGCACGCCCTGAACGGCCGTGCGAAGTCGGAGGCGACGGGCACCAAGCTGAAGGAGATGCGGCTGTTCCACTGGTCCATCACCTACGTCTCGCTGCTGTTCGTCGCGGTCGCGGTGGACCCCTTCCTGCGCTAG
- the tal gene encoding transaldolase: MTDALKRLSEEGVAIWLDDLSRKRITSGNLAELIDQQHVVGVTTNPSIFQKAISGGDGYEQQVTDLAARKVTVDEAIRMITTADVRDAADILRPVYDATGGQDGRVSIEVDPRLAHETTATIAEAKQLAWLVDRPNTLIKIPATKAGLPAITEVIGNGISVNVTLIFSLERYREVMEAYLAGLEKAQAKGLDLSLIHSVASFFVSRVDTEIDKRLDALGTTEAKAARGKAALANARLAYQAYEEVFSNGRWAALESAGANKQRPLWASTGVKDPAYKDTLYVDDLVAPNTVNTMPEATLAATEDHGQITGNTIAGTYEQARADLDAVEKLGISYDDVVQLLEDEGVEKFAASWNDLLKSTEAELERLAPSEG, from the coding sequence ATGACAGACGCACTCAAGCGCCTCTCCGAGGAAGGCGTCGCGATCTGGCTGGACGACCTGTCGCGCAAGCGGATCACGTCCGGCAACCTCGCCGAGCTGATCGACCAGCAGCACGTCGTGGGCGTCACCACCAACCCGTCGATCTTCCAGAAGGCGATCAGCGGCGGCGACGGCTACGAGCAGCAGGTCACCGACCTCGCCGCCCGTAAGGTCACCGTCGACGAGGCCATCCGCATGATCACGACGGCGGACGTCCGGGACGCCGCCGACATCCTGCGCCCGGTCTACGACGCCACCGGCGGCCAGGACGGCCGGGTGTCGATCGAGGTCGACCCGCGCCTGGCGCACGAGACGACGGCGACGATCGCCGAGGCCAAGCAGCTGGCCTGGCTGGTCGACCGCCCCAACACGCTGATCAAGATCCCGGCCACCAAGGCGGGTCTGCCGGCGATCACCGAGGTCATCGGCAACGGCATCAGCGTCAACGTCACGCTGATCTTCTCGCTGGAGCGCTACCGCGAGGTCATGGAGGCCTACCTGGCGGGTCTGGAGAAGGCGCAGGCCAAGGGCCTGGACCTGTCCCTGATCCACTCGGTGGCGTCCTTCTTCGTGTCCCGCGTGGACACCGAGATCGACAAGCGCCTCGACGCGCTGGGCACCACCGAGGCCAAGGCGGCGCGCGGCAAGGCCGCCCTCGCCAACGCCCGGCTGGCCTACCAGGCGTACGAGGAAGTGTTCTCGAACGGCCGCTGGGCCGCACTGGAGAGCGCGGGCGCGAACAAGCAGCGTCCGCTGTGGGCCTCCACCGGCGTGAAGGACCCGGCGTACAAGGACACCCTGTACGTCGACGACCTGGTGGCGCCGAACACGGTGAACACCATGCCGGAGGCGACCCTGGCCGCCACCGAGGACCACGGGCAGATCACCGGCAACACCATCGCCGGCACCTACGAGCAGGCCCGCGCCGACCTCGACGCCGTGGAGAAGCTCGGGATCTCCTACGACGACGTGGTCCAGCTGCTCGAGGACGAGGGCGTCGAGAAGTTCGCGGCCTCCTGGAACGACCTGCTCAAGTCGACCGAGGCGGAGCTGGAGCGCCTCGCCCCCTCGGAGGGCTGA